A genomic window from Myxococcales bacterium includes:
- a CDS encoding MBL fold metallo-hydrolase: MKYRIAPYWWPLLAATSPALVPYLAIQARKFTAGVKEAEARNAARLEKAAPLELPARQRFELTVIVDHRHADGFIGDAAVVYQLRHERGVMLMDVGFGPERPAFAHNAANLGIDPAAWQALFISHLHPDHMGGLTAVRRKSVLIPPGFAPPQDLPCYLPAPCATPGLTAEVIDAPRALPTGFASTGPLARMLCFTGITEEQAVIARLAGKGLVIVTGCGHPTIEVIIQMVRRLSAEPIHAIIGGLHFPITQSRGAKLGIEFQQIIGTGKGWWERIDDRDLDRTIRSLNESGAERILLSAHDTCDHSLQRIAAEVKAQVEVLTAGVTYTL, translated from the coding sequence ATGAAATACCGCATCGCTCCCTATTGGTGGCCGTTGTTGGCGGCGACTTCTCCCGCCTTGGTTCCTTATCTGGCGATTCAAGCGCGGAAGTTCACCGCCGGGGTGAAAGAGGCCGAGGCGAGGAACGCCGCGCGGCTCGAAAAGGCCGCGCCGCTCGAGCTGCCCGCCCGGCAACGCTTCGAGTTGACCGTCATCGTGGACCATCGCCACGCCGACGGCTTTATCGGCGACGCCGCGGTCGTCTACCAGTTGCGCCACGAGCGGGGCGTGATGCTCATGGACGTCGGTTTCGGTCCCGAGCGCCCGGCGTTCGCCCACAATGCCGCCAACCTGGGGATCGACCCCGCCGCCTGGCAAGCGCTTTTCATTTCCCACCTGCACCCAGACCACATGGGCGGACTGACGGCCGTGCGGCGCAAGTCGGTGCTCATTCCGCCGGGATTCGCGCCGCCCCAGGATCTCCCCTGCTATCTGCCCGCTCCCTGCGCGACGCCGGGCCTGACGGCCGAGGTGATCGACGCGCCGCGCGCGCTCCCCACGGGCTTCGCCTCGACCGGCCCGCTGGCCCGGATGCTGTGCTTCACCGGCATCACCGAGGAACAGGCGGTGATCGCCCGGCTTGCCGGGAAAGGCCTGGTCATCGTCACCGGGTGCGGCCATCCGACCATCGAAGTCATCATCCAAATGGTGCGCCGCTTGTCGGCCGAGCCGATTCACGCGATCATCGGCGGGCTGCATTTCCCGATCACCCAGTCGCGCGGCGCGAAACTGGGCATCGAATTTCAGCAGATCATCGGCACCGGCAAGGGGTGGTGGGAACGGATCGACGACCGCGACCTGGACCGCACGATCCGGTCGCTGAACGAATCCGGCGCTGAACGGATTTTGCTGTCGGCGCACGACACCTGCGACCATTCCCTGCAGCGCATCGCCGCCGAGGTCAAGGCGCAAGTCGAGGTGCTGACCGCCGGCGTCACCTACACGCTGTAG
- a CDS encoding radical SAM protein, whose product MREFSEFKIINHIDRIQAVLRGELPPPVTLEMDPTNSCNHNCVWCIDYHHREENRGVFLPRDVALKIISDAKEMGVRSLVIKGGGEPLVYPYIADLLRHAKKIGLDVGIITNGERVIDFRDVILETCSWLRISLDAGSAETHRMTHRPVNPNAFAKIQEGINAVAKDLYTGIIYIIHPSTFHEMAIAAKRAKEAGCRYIAFKRVVATEEMFDTELYMSIDANYLFARRQYEDENFTVMGFRIYNFSKGIHAKPYELCLGHHLVGILGADGGLYACCSTRGNKQYCFGSIYEKSLPELWHGKERRQILRKITAGHCKRICVGHTSYMRYDHYNDLFAYLANPEKPHGNFL is encoded by the coding sequence GTGCGGGAATTCTCCGAATTCAAGATCATCAATCACATCGATCGCATCCAGGCGGTGCTGCGCGGCGAACTGCCGCCGCCGGTCACGCTGGAAATGGACCCGACCAATTCGTGCAACCACAATTGCGTCTGGTGCATCGACTACCACCACCGCGAGGAAAATCGCGGCGTTTTTCTGCCCCGGGACGTCGCGTTAAAGATCATCTCCGACGCCAAGGAGATGGGCGTCCGGAGCCTGGTGATCAAGGGCGGCGGCGAACCGCTGGTCTATCCGTACATCGCCGATTTGCTGCGCCACGCGAAAAAAATCGGCCTGGACGTCGGCATCATCACCAACGGCGAGCGGGTGATCGATTTTCGCGACGTGATCCTGGAAACCTGTTCGTGGTTGCGGATTTCGCTCGACGCCGGCAGCGCCGAGACGCACCGCATGACCCACCGGCCGGTCAATCCGAACGCCTTCGCCAAAATCCAGGAAGGGATCAACGCGGTCGCCAAGGATCTGTACACCGGCATCATCTACATCATCCACCCGTCCACCTTCCACGAAATGGCCATCGCGGCCAAGCGGGCCAAGGAAGCCGGCTGCCGGTACATCGCCTTCAAACGGGTCGTCGCCACCGAGGAGATGTTCGACACCGAACTCTACATGAGCATCGACGCCAACTACCTGTTCGCCCGGCGGCAATACGAGGATGAGAATTTCACCGTGATGGGCTTCCGCATCTACAATTTCTCGAAGGGCATCCACGCCAAGCCCTACGAGCTGTGCTTGGGCCACCACCTGGTGGGGATCCTCGGCGCGGACGGCGGCTTGTACGCCTGCTGCTCGACGCGCGGCAACAAGCAGTATTGTTTCGGCAGCATCTACGAAAAAAGCCTGCCGGAGCTCTGGCACGGCAAGGAGCGACGGCAAATCCTGCGCAAGATCACGGCCGGCCACTGCAAACGGATTTGCGTCGGGCACACTTCGTACATGCGCTACGACCATTACAACGACCTGTTCGCCTACCTGGCCAACCCGGAAAAACCGCACGGCAATTTTCTTTAA
- a CDS encoding recombination-associated protein RdgC — protein sequence MGLLANTVSVAQFAVNGKPPQKDFAVWAEHGLSRFCFRAIDETTDEESQGWVTLDDNLSADFGNHYSFLRDHYLVATLRRDRRKPPAFLLRRLFARECEQWLQAHPGQQRVPTQARLEIRDRVTFELRARTLPTPTTIDLVWNLERGLVTATTTAAKSMDLIQDEFAKTFPGLTLTALHPAARAKRVADKKLHRALDEANPAFDQDVATQLKANRWIGNDLLLWLMHRTRHSDSAYEVGQPGPAAAGDAFIAYVNDRLVFQDEDEHGVRKSAFTGHLKDFAEARKAAQVGKQPTEATLHFEKGELAWKLTLKAESFAFASYKCPGVRIEKDETTDPAAERDAVFFERLHLLETGIQLFDSLLAVFITARMGEDWEKTMRAIRRTLGE from the coding sequence ATGGGTCTGCTAGCCAACACCGTCAGCGTCGCGCAATTCGCGGTCAACGGCAAACCGCCGCAAAAGGATTTCGCCGTCTGGGCCGAGCACGGCCTGTCGCGGTTCTGCTTCCGCGCCATCGACGAGACCACCGACGAGGAATCGCAGGGCTGGGTGACCCTCGACGACAACCTGAGCGCCGACTTCGGCAATCACTACTCGTTTCTGCGCGACCACTACCTCGTGGCGACCCTCCGCCGCGACCGCCGCAAGCCGCCGGCCTTTTTATTGCGCCGCCTGTTCGCCCGCGAATGCGAACAATGGCTGCAGGCGCACCCCGGCCAGCAGCGCGTGCCGACACAGGCGCGCCTGGAAATCCGCGACCGGGTGACCTTCGAACTGCGGGCGCGCACCCTGCCCACCCCGACGACGATCGACCTGGTGTGGAATCTGGAGCGCGGCCTCGTCACGGCGACGACGACCGCGGCCAAGTCGATGGATCTGATTCAGGACGAATTCGCCAAGACCTTTCCCGGCCTGACGCTGACCGCGCTGCATCCGGCCGCCCGCGCCAAGCGGGTCGCCGACAAGAAACTGCACCGCGCCCTCGACGAGGCCAATCCGGCGTTCGATCAGGACGTGGCCACCCAGCTCAAAGCCAATCGCTGGATCGGCAACGACCTGCTCCTCTGGCTGATGCACCGCACCCGCCATTCCGACTCGGCGTACGAGGTCGGCCAGCCCGGCCCGGCCGCGGCCGGCGACGCGTTCATCGCCTACGTGAACGATCGGCTGGTGTTTCAGGACGAGGACGAGCACGGCGTGCGTAAAAGCGCCTTCACCGGCCACCTGAAGGACTTCGCCGAGGCGCGCAAGGCGGCGCAGGTCGGCAAGCAGCCGACCGAGGCCACGCTGCACTTCGAAAAGGGCGAGCTGGCCTGGAAACTGACCCTCAAGGCCGAGTCGTTCGCCTTCGCCTCGTACAAGTGCCCCGGCGTGCGGATCGAAAAGGACGAAACCACCGATCCGGCCGCCGAGCGCGACGCGGTCTTTTTCGAGCGCCTGCACCTGCTGGAAACCGGCATTCAATTATTCGACAGTCTGTTGGCCGTTTTTATCACTGCGCGAATGGGCGAGGATTGGGAGAAAACGATGCGCGCGATCCGCCGCACCCTCGGCGAATGA
- a CDS encoding 4Fe-4S binding protein encodes MKQRTDKPRPVIDAGRCDNCGICVEGCPSRAIQETFNTTCAKCVKYCLTYQVPCTPRALIVRPELCTGCGRCVEICPRGAIAWEEEG; translated from the coding sequence ATGAAGCAGCGAACCGACAAGCCGCGGCCGGTGATCGACGCGGGCCGTTGCGACAACTGCGGGATCTGTGTCGAGGGCTGCCCCAGCCGGGCGATCCAGGAAACCTTCAACACCACCTGCGCCAAGTGCGTGAAGTATTGCCTGACCTACCAGGTGCCCTGCACGCCGCGGGCGTTGATCGTCAGGCCGGAGTTATGCACCGGCTGCGGGCGGTGCGTCGAGATTTGCCCCCGCGGAGCCATCGCCTGGGAAGAAGAAGGTTGA
- a CDS encoding diguanylate cyclase produces MNICIPIENDQGLDSHVYGHFGSAPLFLVIDTETGACRTIANANRVHGHGMCQPVAALGGEKVDGIVVGGIGLGALTKLNAAGYRVFQANHATAKETIEAFRGGKLAVVSADHACQGGHHGQGGCH; encoded by the coding sequence ATGAACATCTGCATTCCGATCGAAAACGATCAAGGTCTCGACAGTCACGTCTACGGTCACTTCGGCTCGGCGCCGTTGTTTCTGGTGATCGATACCGAAACGGGCGCTTGCCGGACCATCGCCAACGCCAACCGCGTTCACGGGCACGGCATGTGCCAGCCGGTCGCGGCCCTGGGCGGCGAAAAAGTAGACGGCATCGTCGTGGGCGGCATCGGCCTGGGCGCGCTGACCAAGCTCAACGCGGCCGGCTACCGGGTTTTTCAAGCCAACCATGCCACGGCCAAGGAAACCATTGAGGCGTTTCGCGGCGGCAAGTTGGCGGTCGTTTCCGCCGACCATGCCTGTCAGGGCGGGCATCACGGTCAGGGCGGTTGCCACTGA
- the glnA gene encoding type I glutamate--ammonia ligase — protein MFATYDELLNYCTTNRLEMIDLKYIDLFGRWQHLTIPIKRLSPALFTDGEPFDGSSAPGYKKVESGDMVIVPDIRTAEIDPFWNYPTLSLICNICEADTKQLFGRDPRGVADRAEQYLRATGIADCSLWGPEFEFYIFDSVNVREDINTSFYMIDSVEADWNSGMEGQNLGHKIPRKGGYHAVPPLDAMFQLRAEMSMTLEKMGIPVRYHHHEVGGPGQSEIETLLDTLTRMGDNAMRTKYIIKNIAQRHGKTVTFMPKPLFNEAGSGMHFHQYLVDAAGRNLFYDEKGYAGLSELARHYIAGLLLHGRALVALTNASTNSYKRLVPGFEAPTKLFFGQANRSAAVRIPKYAAKPEDKRIEFRPPDATGNLYFAMAAQLMAGIDGIRRRLDPTELGMGPYDVNVRDIPAAELAKIQSVPASLQEACLALAADHEFLLEGGVFNRGIIDTWIDHKINHEYYAVRNRPHPYEIKLYFDL, from the coding sequence ATGTTCGCCACCTACGATGAACTGCTGAATTACTGCACCACGAACCGCCTGGAAATGATCGACCTGAAGTACATCGATTTGTTCGGCCGCTGGCAGCACCTCACCATTCCGATCAAGCGCCTGTCGCCGGCGCTGTTCACGGACGGCGAGCCGTTCGACGGGTCGTCGGCGCCCGGTTACAAGAAGGTCGAGTCGGGCGACATGGTTATCGTGCCGGATATCCGGACGGCCGAGATCGACCCCTTCTGGAACTATCCGACCCTGAGCCTGATCTGCAACATCTGCGAGGCCGACACCAAGCAGTTGTTCGGCCGCGATCCGCGCGGCGTGGCCGACCGGGCCGAGCAATACCTGCGCGCGACGGGCATCGCCGATTGCAGCCTGTGGGGGCCGGAATTCGAGTTTTACATTTTCGATTCGGTCAACGTTCGCGAGGACATCAACACCAGCTTTTACATGATCGATTCGGTCGAGGCCGACTGGAACAGCGGCATGGAAGGGCAGAACCTCGGCCACAAAATCCCGCGCAAGGGCGGCTACCACGCGGTGCCGCCGCTCGACGCCATGTTCCAACTGCGCGCCGAAATGTCGATGACCCTCGAAAAGATGGGCATCCCGGTGCGCTACCACCACCACGAGGTCGGCGGCCCGGGCCAGTCGGAAATCGAAACGCTGCTCGACACCCTGACCCGCATGGGCGACAACGCCATGCGCACCAAGTACATCATCAAGAACATCGCCCAGCGCCACGGCAAGACGGTCACCTTCATGCCCAAGCCGCTGTTCAACGAAGCCGGCAGCGGCATGCACTTTCACCAGTACCTGGTCGACGCGGCGGGCCGCAACCTGTTCTACGACGAAAAGGGCTACGCGGGACTTTCGGAACTGGCGCGGCATTACATCGCCGGCCTGCTGCTTCACGGCCGGGCCCTGGTGGCGCTGACCAACGCCAGCACCAACAGCTACAAGCGGCTGGTGCCGGGTTTCGAAGCCCCGACGAAGCTCTTCTTCGGCCAGGCGAACCGTTCGGCGGCGGTGCGGATTCCCAAGTATGCCGCGAAGCCGGAGGACAAGCGGATCGAGTTTCGGCCGCCCGACGCGACGGGCAACCTGTATTTCGCGATGGCGGCGCAGCTCATGGCCGGCATCGACGGCATCCGCCGGCGCCTCGATCCGACCGAATTGGGCATGGGGCCTTACGACGTCAACGTGCGCGACATCCCCGCGGCCGAGCTGGCGAAGATCCAATCGGTGCCCGCGTCCTTGCAGGAAGCCTGCCTGGCCCTCGCGGCCGATCACGAGTTTTTGCTGGAAGGCGGGGTGTTCAATCGCGGGATCATCGACACGTGGATCGACCATAAGATCAATCACGAATACTACGCCGTGCGGAACCGCCCGCACCCCTACGAAATCAAGTTGTACTTCGACCTGTAG
- a CDS encoding zinc ribbon domain-containing protein, whose translation MPLYEYHCVACGRRFEQLQPAAASPAPACPDCGRPTEKLLSAPGALQIKEGGHPAGGQPCCGAAGPCDHPKRCCEQ comes from the coding sequence ATGCCGTTATACGAATATCATTGCGTAGCCTGCGGCCGGCGGTTCGAGCAGCTGCAACCGGCCGCCGCGAGTCCAGCGCCGGCTTGTCCCGACTGCGGCCGGCCGACCGAAAAACTCCTGTCGGCGCCCGGCGCTCTTCAAATCAAGGAAGGCGGGCATCCCGCCGGCGGGCAACCCTGTTGCGGCGCCGCCGGGCCGTGCGATCACCCGAAGCGCTGTTGCGAGCAATGA
- a CDS encoding nucleoside deaminase: protein MDSDQRGEIVDPTQLLQRSVDLAREKMLAGEGGPFGAVIARQGEIIAEGWNRVTSANDPTAHAEIMAIRLACEKLGSFSLAGCEIYASCEPCPMCLAAIYWARLERVTFAATREQAARVGFDDARLYRELRLPLELREVAMAHLSLPAADAVFELWENKTDKIPY from the coding sequence ATGGATTCGGACCAGCGGGGGGAAATCGTGGATCCCACTCAACTGTTGCAGCGTTCGGTCGATCTGGCGCGCGAGAAGATGCTCGCCGGCGAGGGCGGCCCGTTTGGCGCGGTCATCGCCCGGCAGGGCGAAATCATCGCCGAGGGTTGGAACCGGGTCACTTCCGCGAACGACCCGACCGCGCACGCGGAAATCATGGCGATTCGGCTGGCCTGTGAAAAGCTGGGTTCCTTCTCCCTGGCCGGTTGCGAGATTTATGCTTCCTGCGAGCCGTGTCCGATGTGTCTGGCCGCCATTTACTGGGCGCGGCTCGAGCGGGTCACCTTCGCCGCGACTCGCGAACAAGCGGCCCGGGTGGGTTTCGACGACGCGCGGCTTTACCGCGAATTGCGTCTGCCGCTGGAATTGCGGGAGGTAGCCATGGCACACCTGTCATTGCCCGCGGCCGACGCCGTTTTCGAACTATGGGAAAACAAAACGGATAAAATTCCCTATTGA
- a CDS encoding DUF134 domain-containing protein: MTGRPKKPRFCRCPYGGRAFKPTRIPMFELEKIRLSRDELEVLRLCDLQGMTQEQAGREMGVSRGTVQRLAAAARSKVARALVEGCALLLGDEIPATEEQP, encoded by the coding sequence ATGACCGGCCGCCCGAAAAAACCGCGCTTCTGTCGCTGTCCCTACGGCGGGCGCGCGTTCAAACCGACGCGTATCCCCATGTTCGAACTGGAAAAAATCCGGTTGAGCCGGGACGAGCTGGAGGTTTTGCGGCTTTGCGACCTGCAAGGGATGACGCAGGAGCAGGCCGGGCGGGAGATGGGCGTTTCGCGCGGGACGGTACAGCGGCTGGCGGCCGCCGCCCGGTCCAAGGTGGCGCGGGCGCTGGTCGAGGGATGCGCGCTGCTGCTGGGGGACGAGATCCCCGCAACCGAGGAGCAACCATGA